In the genome of Ursus arctos isolate Adak ecotype North America unplaced genomic scaffold, UrsArc2.0 scaffold_22, whole genome shotgun sequence, the window GGCCAAAGATGGCGGATGGGAGAAGGTAAGGGGCACAGTGCAGGAGACGATCTCTTGCTTGTTCTAGCTCATTAAGCTTTCATGGGAGCCATCCCTGCGTGTTGGTGAATACGATGGGCTTGAGCTCCCACCACGATGAAATGAGTTCGCACCTATAAACCACCTCAGAATATATCTACTTAGATTCCTTCAGCTCTTGGCTAATCCATGTTCTCAGCAGGATGGGAATAATCAGAAGAGAATAAGGAGTCACATCTTCTGATATTCGTGAGCACATTTAGCAAGCTGGTACATAGAACAGACCCCTCCTTTAGTAGTTAATGGGCTTAACTTAAGCCAGTTAGACTTcaccaaagcaggaaaaacaggCTCTGATATtcctacatattttttcttccctctggagTTGTTTTCCTGTGAGGTTATTTCAAGTTGGAAAACCTCTGAACTGGGGATTGGCAGATTCTAGTCTAGCTCCGCTTTTATGACTGCCTTGCTGTGTGCCTTGGAAAAATCGCTCTGCAGGCTGCAGTGTCCTCCCCCTAGAATGAAGTTGGAATGATTCCAGTCCCACAGGACCTGGCCACgctcctcctgctccctgctctgctatcCCCACCTCGCTGTGCTCCGGACACACTGACCTCTCTTCTGCCCACAGGCATGTCACACTGTGTCCAGCCCCAGGACCTTTGCCTGTGCTGTCCTCTCTGCCACTGTCCTCGTCCCCACTTGTGTGCATCACTGTATTGACTTCATTTCTCTATGAGTTACATTACCCTTTAAAAGTAAAGAATtcgttttctttgtttttaaatatttttttattataatatgttagtcaccatacagtacatccctggtttttgatgtaaagttcgatgattcattacttgtgtacaacacccagtgcaccatgcaatacgtgccctccttactacccatcaccagcctatcccattcccccaccccctcccctctgaagccctcagtttgtttctcagagtccatagtctctcatgcttcactcccccttctgattaccctcctttctttatcccgttcttctcctaccgatcttccagaatttgttttcttatttcatatGAATCTCTCTCCTCAGAATATGAGCTCCATAGAGCTCATATTGTATCATTAACCTTATTAACCTTCATATCGCAAATGCTAGAACCTTGTTGTAATACAGTggatattcaacaaataattcCAAATCACTggataatgaaaaaaaaggtttattgtAAGGACTTTAGATATTTCCTCGAATAAGACATATAGTGTTGTCTCCGGTGTAATCCCTGTGCAATCAGATGCGTCTTACCACGCAGGACTTACTTGCCTATAGTGTTCCTCTGCTCATTCCCCTATACTGCACTGACGTGTCTGGTAATTGATTCTCTCTCACAGTCCAGGAAACACACTCTATAGATAAGGGCCCCACAGGCCCCTGGCCAGTGGAATTAAATGTTTACTTTACTGTCCCAGTGAACTGGTTAAAGATCTCCCGAGACCATCTCTGCAGCTCCGCTCCTCAATGTGTCCAAGAGTCTAGAAGCTACTCTCTTCCCCCAGCACCAGAGCTAAGAACGCTGGGTTAAGAAATCTACATTTCTCTCCTCCTCATTGCAGCACTGCTGGTAGACCGCGCTGCTCACAGCGCTGGTACTGAAAGACTTCTTGTGTTGGGGGTCATTAAATGAAAACTACAGGCAGACACCATGAATAATAATTAGTATTGAATATTACCATAAATTTCTTCAATCCATCTACAAATCCCCTTAATAATGAATGATTAATTGGTATTTTCACTTTTAGTGTCTCTTCTTCAGGGTTTCTGCCTTACTTGACACATTTTTCTCTTGATAGTTGCAAATCTCAATTTTCAAATTTGTATCGCTTTGTTCTTTAAAAGTAAGTCAATTCTCTGTTTTCACCCCTTCTTCCTAATCATATCCTATGCAACTTTATATCCTACAAGGAAACAGGTCATCAAGGAATTTTTTATACATTGAACAATCTCCTTCATACAGAAAATGCATTTTCCTGGTATGCAAAAGCACCTGTAGGCAAGTCTCACTTTAGATATTATTAGCTTACTTCTTCTTTCTTGCTGCATTAATATGTCCTCTAAAATGATGTTACCTTTTCCACAGCACGCTGAACATCATTCTGAACGCTtggcagaaaataaaagtatgacTTTATCTCTGATCTGCTTGGTCTTCACTCCATAGACAACGGGGTTGAGTGCAGGTGGGATAACAACGTAGAGGTTGGCAAACATGATGTGGAAAGTGAGTGAAATATTGCGTCCAAAGCGATGGGCAAGGATGGAGAAAAAAGCAGGTGTATAAAACATGAGGATGACACAGACATGGGAACCACAGGTGCCAAGGGCCTTCTGGCGAGCATCCCGGGAGGGGAGGCGGAAGACCGCACAGAGGATAAGGGTGTAGGAAACAGCAATGAGAATCACATCTGAGATGACCGTCATGATGGGAACACAAAAGCCATACCAGATATTGATGGAGATGTCCGCACAGGCGAGCCGGGCAACACCTATGTGCTCACAGTACGTGTGCGGGATGATGCGTGTCCTGCAGAAAGGCAGGCGTGTGAGCAAGAATACAACTGGCAAGATGATGCTGAAGCTTCGAAAGGAGATGCCCACTGCAATCTTAATGATGGTCTTGGGGGTCAGAATCGTGGTGTATCTCAGAGGGGAgcagatggccacgtagcggtcaAACGCCATGGCCAGGAGTATCGCTGAGTCCAGGACAAAGCTGTAGTGCAGAAAGAATAACTGGGTGAGGCAACCAGGAAAACCGATTTTCTGGGGACCACGCCAGAAGATGGTAAGGGTTTTGGGGACACATGTGGTAGACAAGATCAGATCTGTCATGGCTAgcatggaaaggaaaaagaacatggGTGCATGAAGACTCCGCTCCACAGCAATGAGGTAGAGAAGGATACCGTTGCCCACAGTGGCCACAAGATAGACAAAGCAGAAGGGGATGCTGATCCAGACGTGGTACTGCTCCAGGCCGGGGATGCCCAAAAGGGTGAAGTCACCTGTGTTGGAGCTGCTCAGGTTGTGCATGGCCCGTGTGGTCTGAGGAATGGATTCTGTATCTGAAAAACAAATCGTGTGTAATGACCCTCAGTAAATTGTATGGTAATTCTTCCTCCACTCTCTCCTTCAGGttagttttcctctttcttctctgcaaGAACAACCTCCTAGTGTTAGTAAGGACAATATTCATGTCTTGAAGAGCGATTTcccattaaaaatagaaaaagaaagaaagattcccTAGACATGACACTCCTGGTACTCATCACTCAGTTACTCTGGAATCTTCAACCTGAGTACTATTTCCATGTAATAATTGAGTGTTCCCTGGGTCAAAGTAATTAGTTCCTATATAGACTTGAGTAGAGAGAAAAACAATCTAACCtcatacagagaaagaaagaaactaagaaagtGGGGTACAATTGGAAAAATAAGgagataattaaaaattatgacttctggggcgcccgggtggctcagttgttaagcatctgccttctgcccagggcgtgatcccagagtcccgggatcgagtccccacatcaggttcctccgctgggcgcctgcttcttcctctcccactccccctgcttgtgttccttctctcgctggctccctctctctctctgtcaaataaataaataaaatcttttaaaaaaattatgacttCTATTATAGTCCAGGCTTTACAAAGTATTAGCTCATTTAGAACAGTCTTCTGAgatatgtattttctttccaaCAGAAGTAGCTCAACTTTATTACAGGGAAGCTAGGGAGTAGCAGGACAAGTGAGGGTCTCTGCAGGAACTCCGATCACTGAGTAGGACTGCCAGGCCCACATCTGTCTGGAAGGCAGGAGAGGATCAGCGTCCTGCCCTCTTTTGTCCATTTTGGGACCAGGGCTCCAGGCCCTCATTTCATGGGGCCCAGGTAGAAATGAGGCTTTCCTGTTTTCCCCAGGGTCCCCAACAGAATGTTTGTGCTGTGCTCAGAGTTGATGCATACTTTCTTGTTGGGCAGGTCAATATCAAACTCAACTATTCCCAGCTTGTCAAGCACCTTTTGGATAGCTTTAGAGCTGCCTTCCCAGGTCATGTCCACAGAGAACTCGGGCTTCAGCATAGCTGTGGATATGGTCTGAGATATGTATTTTTatcctcctatttttttttaataggatctGAAACTCTGAGACATAATCTTACCCAAGATCTCATCTTGGATAATGGGTGGAGCCAAGATCATTCCAGTCCATAGCTAATCCTCCTTCATGCTATGGTGCCCTGCCAGGTGATTGCTCAGGGGACACACTGTTAGATGCCAAGCACTGAGAAGAGGCCTGGGATTCAGGGAAGTCAGGATGGAAAACCTAACACTCAAACTGCAGCATGTCCTGCCAACTAACCCTATGCCGATAGCAATTACTCTCCTGATACCCCCCTTACCGTATAGCACCTGGGATTTGCAGACCAGAATGTTCTCTGAGACTGGTGTTTGGTGCCTCACCATGGAGAATGATATGAAAGTGGATATGCAGCTCAGACTCCAGCCCCCTCTTAGCACTGAATGACGAAATCGGTTCAAGtgtccttttattaaaaaatatatatattgatattattaccttttaaaataatattttaagaggGTTAACTCATATGTAAGCATGTTGTGGCTGACATTTATTGTCACTTTAGCTCATTTATCATCATTGTTTCCTagcataagaaaaaagaatatttataatattttggatgAAAATAAACTACCCACAATAGCACTATGATATAAGCAGCATTGTTATACCCCTTTTTTAGAGATTAACATAGATGGTAAATTGAGTAAGACCCAAATCCCAGGTACTTCTGACTCCAAATTGTGTGCTTTAAACTTCTAGGGTAACTCTTGCCCAAACCATAAACacgtggtttaaaaaaaaaaaaaagaaaagaaaaatactatcaaAGACATGTATTTGAAGAGAGTAATTGAGGGATCACTaatggaagaaatagagaattgaTGCGTTCTAAATCTCTGGTCAAGAGAAAAGCAAACGAGCAGCCtctataacaaaacaaaacaaaacaaaaaataatattttgggaaaCCTTCACAATACTACACAAGTCTAAAGCTCTTTACATGAAATCACTTCTACAATCCTCTTAAAACCCTATGACATAGGTAATAACATTGCCTACATTTTGAAGATGCAGAAACGGAGGCATGGAGAAGTTAAGTAAACTGCCAAAGGCCACATGACAAGCAAATGTTAGAGCTGGGAATAAAACCTAAGACGTCTTCTATAAACTTTTATGTAATAACCAAAATTATCTATAGGGTATATGGCAAGTGGTACATACATGATATCTGtatagcaaaatatataaaagtaagtcacatgaagaaaacacagacaaatcCCTTATGAACCTACAGACAAAAGCTGTGTGTGCAATCTATACCCACAAACACAATGACAACATGAAAGCATGAACTCAGATGCAGAGAACAGGTTGGTAATTGacagaggtggaggtgggggttaGTGAAATTGGTAAAGGTGGTCAAATGTACAGATaccagttataaagtaaatgaGCCCTGGGAATGGAATTACAGCATGGTAACTcaggttaaaaataatatattgtatacctgaaacttgctaaaagagtaaatctttTACTCATCACAAAAAAAATTGCAACTATGCACGGTGATATGTGTAAGTAGGcatattgtggtaatcatttcacagcaAGTTTAACATCCTCGTCAGTCGCCTACCCCAACCTTTCCCCTCAAAGTATGATAACATCATCTTGAATAGCATCATTTTGTTCCTGAAAGGTCAGGTACCCTCTTCTAGGACTCCATCTTGAAGAACTGTAACTTAGGATTGACTGGCCTCATTAGCCACACGTCTACACAAGCTAACCGTGTATTGCTCAGCTGTGTGGTTCAGGGACTATCAATTTGTTCTTTAACAACCTTGAGCCCTCCGGGGCATTGACTTTCTCACTACTTTTCATTCACTATCCTGGTGTCTTTGCATTCTTCTTTTCTAGGttaaattcttcttcttctccttcttcttctcctcctcctcctcctcctcctcctcctccttcttcttcttcttcttcttcttcaagatttatttatttgagagagagagagagcacacaagcagggggagcagcagagggagaagtggaagcagattccccgccaGCCAGgggcctgacgtgggactcgatcccaggaccccaggatcatgccctgtgctgaaggcagacgcttaaccgactgagccacccaggtgcccctcctctagGTTAAATTCTGATTCGTCATGTCAACCACTCTCTTACACATATTTTGCTCGCCCTTGCTCTGTTGACCTCCCATCACATACGTATGCAAAACTCAACTCCTAGATTTACCAATTTAATAAGTCCTTCAGATTAACACAGAAAGGCACTTAACTAGACATGTTTATGTTCCCATAATTTCGGGATCATCAACCTTAATGTTCACCCACAACACTGTCCAATGACCCAACAACATAATCTTATTCAGCTCAATCTCCTTGGAGAACttttttccctgcttttctcCAAGAACACCCGCCAACTGCAATGCCCTCTTTCTCAACAGATACTATTTCATTTTGCTTCACACAGAAATTCAAAGACATTGTATGTGAGATTACGTGAGACAGCTATgacttctctgtgtgtgtgtgtgtgtgtgtgtgtgtataaaattggaaaaaaaggaaaaaaatcccatttatatctggatccaaaaacaaaaccatccctctttctcaaatcttCCAATCTTGTCAGGTATCTTTCATAATTATGAAATacctctttcttgtctttgtcttccACCTAGcgttttaaaaagtttattcctTCAGCATTTAAACAATTAAAGTGTTCAAGTATTTTCTAGTCTACATTATACAGAGACAATTATATTCCCTCATCATAGTTAGATACGTAGTTGTCTACACCACATACGTGCTTCTCATGTCCTACTCACCCTTTAACCCATGCTAATCACATTTCCGTCCTCACCTTTCCACCAAAGCAGCTTGTGCTACCATAACCAATGAAGTCCGTGTCCCACCCTGAGTCCTTGCTGGACTTTTCAGCAGCGTCTGACACTAGTCACTATCCCCTCCATCTTGAAAAATCCTGTCAAGGTTTTACCACAACACTTTGGGTTTTTCTTCAGCCTCGCTGGCATCTCATCTCATCTTTTGCCTGTTCTTCCTATTCTACGTATCTTAAGTCCCGGGGCTCCTCAAGGCTCTGCTTAAAGCCCCCTGTTCTTCTCTTCACACTTTTCCTGGTCTAGCTCATCAACTCCTAAGATCCCAATTAATAGCTATACGTGACATCTCCCAATTCTTTACCTCTCCTTTACAACTTACGAGACACATATATTCAACTCCTTTCTGGATATCCTCTTATGGATCTCATAGCACACAAGtttaactttcaaaaattaaaattaagaccCATCAGATTTCTTCAGAAACCCGATGTCCCCTCCTGTGTCTAATATTTCACAGAACACTAATATCATCCATTAAATGAGCCAAAGCAAAAACTTGAATTGcatttatacttttctttctttaaattcccATGTGCAATTGATTATACTGATCTAATCCTTTTGGAatcaaaactaaaaatcttcATCATAGCAAACGTCCACAATCTGGTCTTGTTACCTCTTCAGTCTTCCTGTTACACTCCAGGAATGTTTGCCAGGAAAAGAAGTCCTGCTTTTcctaaaaatatatgtgttaaaAGCAATTTCCATATAAGACATATGGTAGGTgcacaatgaatcatggaccattacatcaaaaactaaggttatactgtatggtgactaacataacataataaaaaattgttataaaaaaagaCATATGGTAAATTCCTCTACCACTTTATTTCCAGGGTTTCAACTATAGTATTTagttatttccttaaattttgaCTTCAGCATCGGCTGAGACTCACACTTCTCTGCAGATGAACAGAAATGAGGCCAGAGATATTGGAAAGCCATGTGGTGAAGGGAAATGAGTCCACCGCCACTCCCTACAGGTGGAGTCTTCCCTGGAGGGAAATACCTTCCCTACTGCTAGGTATTCCAAGTGGTACTGAGGCAGTGAGTGGCCACACCTCGATGCTGCACTTCTCTGAATGTTGGTCATTGTAGATAAATAAAAGTCTAAATGGATAATGTGCGCCATTCGAAATGCAGGTAAGCCACCACACGCTCCTCAGTGCCAAAGTCTCCTGACTCTGAGACTGTGCACCTGTTTCCTCCTTGACTTCAGAACAAGTATCCCCATCCCTCTTCCTATCTCCAAGCAATGCTAGGTTCTGCTTATCATTCAGGTCTCAACTAAGCCCCCCTTCATTCAACTGAAATATTGCTTCCCCAGGAATAGTCTTCCTGATCTATGTTAGAAAATTCTATTTCCAAattgtatttcctcttttctgaaatTCATCATACTTGCCACCACCtgtttattactgttttttttttctttgctagaCTGCAGTCCCTACAAAGGCAAAGATCAtgtcagttttgttcttcttgcttTTGTTGTTACTATTGTTTCAGAAATGCTTTCAATATCTGCCCAATAGTGGCCTTAAAAAGTGCTCAGTGACTATTTCCAGAACTGAATATTGTCACTGAGTTAAGACAAGAAgaatattctcattttctctgaaaatacatttgaaatcattagatatatgttattaaataaataaaggaaaataaacccaTTCAAACTGGTAGCCAATAATATGCCAAACCAGGAAAGTGCTAAAGGCATTTCTACTTAAGATAAAAAGAAGACCACGGTTATCGAAACATTTGTATTAACATTGCTCAAGAAGTTTCatccagagaaataaaactgtttactTTTGCCCACCCCGTCTCCATTGAGGTGaaaattcttccagaaaacttTCTTAACTCCAAGAGTGGGTCCTCTTTTTCACACCCATAGAACAATGTACTTATGTCCTATGGAAGCACATGTAATTTACTATGTTTGCCTATCTTCTACCCGTCTTGAGTGTAAAGACATTTTCATAGtcatagttttatattttgattctAGTTTAATTTCTATAAACTCTTAAGGTTtgttgaatagataaataatatttaaatcattGTACACAAGTTCCTGTTTGATATGGgacctttgtcttttttctgccACATCTCTCCCTACCCCACCTCCGTTTTCCCTTCTATTTACTCTATATTCCcttaaagtacattttaattaataagtagctaaaataataaatgagtgaTTGAAATAAAACACATGCACCCCCGGAAATCTTGGGCTAATTTTACACAAAGTCACATTATTGCTTCTTCTAAAGAACCGCATTTTAGAGTCAAgattcagatttgcattttatcaGTGCCTGTTTTTTCATTATACCAAACAAGTTATATGATCTCTCCAAAATGCCTTTTTCCTCATAGAATTTTTGTGGGAATTACATGAGAAAAGTCCTCAGCTCAGTGTTAAGCTCGCAATAGATAGTGACTATTATGTAATGTCATTATTATTACAAACACTTGTAAATATACATGGATGCCAGAAACCCACACagtaacagaaaattttaaattgtaccGAAAACACAGAGTTTGAGTCTGCTTTTCCATATCCAAGCTCTCAGACCATGTGGTCTGGGCTGTTGAATTGTGTCTTGAAGAAAAGTTCCAGTCCTACTTGTTCCCCTTACCCCATTTGTCCATCCTCATGCCAACCCCTGAGACTGTTTAAAATCTGGCCCCCAGGCCTACAGACTCTATTTCATGGGGGAAAACTGGATTCAGCCCACCCCTGTCTTTTCCTAGCCTGTCCTTGCCCTCCTCTTGGGACCTCTCTATGTCCTTCAGCTAGCTGCCCCAGAATCCTGAGCTCTGCCCTTGGCTTCCCCAACACTCACCAAACCTAGGCCTTGGTGAGGactgaagatacaaagaaatggcaCCCTTAAGCATCCggtccttatttttcttcctggacTTCAGAGAGGGCACTCAAAACTCGTGGGCCCCTGAGAGACCAGAGCCACAAACCCAATCAGTGCCTGTGGCCTGCACAGGAAGCACTTCCCAGGGGTCTAGCTTCTGAGGCTCTGAGGTCCCAAGGCTGGGGGGACTGAGTCCCTGCAGACTCCTGTCTTCTAAAACAGCAGTATCCTGAGTGGACGGAGTCCCCCGGGGCTTACGAAACGGCAAGCACACTCTCCACCACTGCTAAAGACATCAGCAGTGaagtctgtgcgtgtgtgtgcgtgtgtgtgcgtgtgagagagagagagagagaggaactgcATGTCTCTGTGGGTTATGGCATTTATGTCATAAATATTCAATCATTTGTGTAACTTTATGTAATGGTGATCTTAGTATGAAAATGCAAATAGACCTATGGAAGGAGGGATATAGGTTCTTCTCTCTGATTCAAGCCTAAAAAGGGAGTGCCTTTGCTATCACAATCAGTCCCACTGATCCAACCCTTGAGCTGTCATGTAAAACTCCCTACACACAGGCTTGCCAGCCCCACAACTGAGACCTTAAGACATTTTTAGAACAAGTTCCTCCTTTGTCACCATCTTCAGTCCCTATTACCTCTGCTATTGGACCCTTATTGATCTGAAGATCTCAGTTCCTTCCCGCCAATCCATCCTCTCCTCTCAAGCCCTAACCTAAGCATCTtcctaaaatagaaatatgatcATCATTTCTGCAGAGTTTAAAAAGCcttttgtataaataaatatatacatatgatatcaAGCAATTTCAGGCCCTTGACTTCCTCTGCAGTGTCACCTCCTGCCACTTGTCCTCCAAACACCCCAAATTCCAGACTAATCTATCTGGAGTTCCCAATACACATGATAATTTTGCAAGCATCATCCCTGTGCATATGATATTCCTTCTTCCTAGAATATTCTTCCTATCCTTTTCTGTCTGACTCAGCTTAAAACCTAGAATCACCCATTTGGAAAGTCACCCCTTACTCCCCCTTGATTTTACCCTTGCTTTAACATTAATCACATTATATTGCAATTATCTGCTTAGCTCCGTGTTTCTGCTTCTAGAAGGCAAGTTTCTGGATGATAAGGATCTTATTCCTGATGTTTGCCATTAGATTTCTATGATTGTTCACAAAGTAGATAACCAGCTATGTTCTCGATTCCTAGTAGTAAAATCGGTATTATTAGCATCTATTGGTATGACGtttattttatagcattttgtAAAGTTACTATTATAATaccaattagaaaataattttacattgcaTCTGGAAAAAGTCTGAAATGTATACCTGTATCATTTACAAATCTAATTACCCACCTCTTCACACATTGTTTAGGGTCATTGCCTTCCTAAAGGTATAGcataatatagaaaagaaatagttCTCATTGCTGAATCTTAAGAAACAGTTTATTAGTTTATGGTGATATCAAAAACTCAGTTTAAAGCAGAATATTTTTACAGACATGTACATTACATGAAgacctctctcttaaaaaaaaaagattgatttatttatttgagagagagagagcatgagcagggggaagggcagagggagaggga includes:
- the LOC125282468 gene encoding olfactory receptor 52H1-like; its protein translation is MHNLSSSNTGDFTLLGIPGLEQYHVWISIPFCFVYLVATVGNGILLYLIAVERSLHAPMFFFLSMLAMTDLILSTTCVPKTLTIFWRGPQKIGFPGCLTQLFFLHYSFVLDSAILLAMAFDRYVAICSPLRYTTILTPKTIIKIAVGISFRSFSIILPVVFLLTRLPFCRTRIIPHTYCEHIGVARLACADISINIWYGFCVPIMTVISDVILIAVSYTLILCAVFRLPSRDARQKALGTCGSHVCVILMFYTPAFFSILAHRFGRNISLTFHIMFANLYVVIPPALNPVVYGVKTKQIRDKVILLFSAKRSE